The sequence GCCCAGTCCGGCTGCAAGCTGGCTGACCGAATACAGCTTGTATCCTCTGGCGTCAATCGTCTTGATGGTTTGCTGAACGCCGTTAATCGTCCAGGCTGCCGATCCTTCTTTAATTTTTGCCGCCTTGGCGGATGATTTCACGGCTGCTGGTTTGCTGCCGTTCGTGCCTGCTGCGGCATAAACACTTGCTTCACTGACAGACACAAGAAGCGCCGAAGCCATCAGCACGCTTAACCACTGATTTCTCTTCAAATGGATTCACCCTTTTCATATAGGTAACTTCTAACGTTATTTTCCGCCCTGGTTGTAAAATCTGTTACCGAGAAATATTTGGTAAAGATGAACTTGTCCCGATTTTTCGAGTTCTTTTTGCCCAGAGAAGGCAGTTTTGTCAACGGAATATTAACCCAAAGAAAAGGATTTACAATTTAGGAACTCTGATCTAATATAATGAGTGAGTACTCACTCATATTGATTTGAAAAGAACGGAGTGATTCTTATGAACCAGGAAGCGCCTGTAATTACGGTATCTCATATTCGCAAAGCATTCGGCAGCAAAGTTGTCCTGGAAGACATCAGCCTCAAGGTACGCAAAGCCGAGACTTTCGGCTTGCTGGGTCCCTCAGGCTCCGGCAAGACTACACTGGTCAGGCTGCTGACCGGAATTGATGAAGCCGACTCGGGGGAAGTGCATGTGCTGGGAGTGAAAGTCCCCAAGCTGTCCCTGCTCTCGCAAATAGGCTACATGGCCCAGTCCGACGCGCTGTACAGCGAGCTTAGCGCCAAGGATAATCTGGAGTTTTTCGCTTCACTTTACGGACTTAGGAGAGAGCAGAGAAACAAGCGTATTAAGGAAGTGATGGAAATCGTTAATCTGGAAGAGCATCTCCGCAAAAAGGTAAATCAATACTCCGGGGGGATGAAGCGCCGGCTATCGCTGGCGATCGCCCTGCTGCACGAGCCGCCGCTGCTCATTCTGGACGAACCGACCGTCGGCATCGATCCGGTGCTCCGCATGTCCATCTGGAGGGAGCTCAAAGCTCTGAATAAACGGGGGACTACCATAGTGCTTACGACCCACGTGATGGATGAAGCTGAAAAATGCGACCAGCTCGGCATGATTCGCGAAGGCCGTCTACTTGCGGAAGACACTCCGGCGAATCTCCTTCAGGCCACAGGCTCCTCATCCATTGAAGAAGCGTTTCTGTATTACGGAGGTGTGCGCTCATGAGAATCGGTGCGCTTACGCTGCGCATTTTACGGCAGTTTATTCACGATAAAAGAACGATGGCCCTGATGTTCGTCGCCCCCCTGCTCGTTCTCAGCCTGATGAGCCTGGTATTTGGCGGGGAGACTTATAAGCCTAGTATCGGACTTGCGGGCCAGGCGGCGGTTCTATCTGAGGCGTTGACCAAGCATGATGCACAGATAGTAAAGTATAATGCGGAAGAAGAAGGGACCCTTGCGCTAAAAAATGGAGAAATTGACGCGCTGATCTCGATTAACGGCGGTGCTCCGAAGGTCATACTGGAAGGAAGCAATCCTACGGCTAACCGGGCGGTTATGCAGGCGCTGGAGCAGGCAGCCCGGGATCAGCAGATTTCCAGGCAAGCTCAGATGCAGGCGGGGGCCCCGATCCAACCGCAGGTCAGCTATCTGTACGGCTCTGCCGATATGAAGACGATCGACCGGTTCGGACCGATTATGATCGGCGTATTCGTCTTCTTTTTCGTCTTCCTGATTGCCGGGGTCTCCTTTCTGCGGGAACGGACGACGGGAACGCTCGAACGCCTGCTTGCCACACCGCTTAAACGCTGGGAAATCGTCATCGGCTATGTCTGCGGCTTCGGCATTTTCACCGTGTTCCAGGCGCTGCTCATTTCCTGGTTCTCCATTCAGGTGCTGGGCATTATGATGGCCGGAAGCTTCGGTTATGTTCTGCTGATTACGCTGCTTCTGTCGATGACGGCATTAACGCTCGGTACGCTGCTGTCGGCGTATGCCGGAAACGAGCTGCAGATGATTCAGTTCATCCCGCTTGTCATTGTGCCGCAAATCTTTCTGTGCGGATTATTTCCGCTGGACACCCTTCCGCTCTGGCTTCAGCGGGTCGGATATGCGACTCCGTTATTCTATGGAGCCGAGGCAATGACGAACATTATGATTCGCGGCAAGGGCTGGAACGCGGTGGAGACGGATGTGTATGTGCTGATCGCCTTCTCGCTTGTGTTCATGGTGCTGAACGTGCTGGCCCTCCGCAAGCACCGCAAAATGTAAATCAAGCCCTCATATATGGTACGATAGGCAGACAGAAAACGTCTGGAGGGTTGACATTATGGCAGAACATCTTTCTGCAGACAATAATACGGAGTCGTGGGCTCTGGAGCTGCTTGCTCTTGGCGATGAAGAAAACATGACGCCAAAGCAAATCGCGATTTTGCAGGCGGCCGTGGATGTGTTTGCCGAAAAAGGCTATGCGGGCGCGGCGACTAGCGAAATTGCCCAGAGGGCCGGCGTAGCGGAGGGAACGATTTTTCGATACTACAAGACCAAGAAAGATTTGCTGCTGTCCATTGTCGGGCCGATGATGAGCCGGCTGCTTGCCCCTTTTGTTATGAGAAACTTCGGGAATTTGCTGGATACGTCTTTTGACAGCTATGAGGATTTTCTGCGCGCCCTGATCCGGAACCGGCTCGATTTCGCCCGCAAGAACTTTAAGATCCTGCAAATCCTGATTCAGGAAATCCCGTTTCATCCAAAGCTGCGCGAGCAGTTCATGGAGGATATTATTGGCAAGGTCCTTGAACGGCTTTCCGCGCAAGTCGAGCATTTTAAGCAAAAAGGGGAAATCATCGACCTTCCGGCGCCAGCAATCATCCGCTTTTCGGTATCCGCGACCATCGGCTTCATTATGACCCGTCTGCTGCTGCAGCCGAACAAGGAATGGAACGATGAGGAAGAAATCGAGCTGCTGATCCGGCTCATTATGCATGGCATCGCGGCGGACCTAGGAAATCAGGCATCCGAGTACAAGTAACGGCAGGAGCGTGAACTCTCCCCTTCTTCAAGATCAACGGCAAAACATTCTTAATATTCTTAAAAAAATCCCGTCAGGCCCTGAGACCTGGCGGGATTTTCCGTTCCATGAACAAATTATACCCACAGAGATTTGGTGATGATTACAAGCAGAATGAACAGCACCAGAATCGCAGTTGAGGAATTGCAACCAACGCCATATCCGCCAACTTCGCCCATGAATAACTCCTCCTCTCAAGTAGAATACGTAAGCAGATTATGCAGTGGCTATCTCATACGTTTGGGAGTTTCGGCAAGTAAATAAAATGAAAGAACAAATTGCTTTTTCCCAAAAAACGTTTATAATTAGAAAAAATTCATAGACAGTCGATGATCGGGAGAGTAATGAAGGGCCTCTGATGCCCAGCGAGCCGGGTTGGTGGGAGCCGGTGGAAGACCTTCATGAAGCGTACCCGGGAGACGGACTTCCGAAACCTCAGTAGGAAGCCCCGGCATGGGTCCGTTATCCTGTAAGCGGCCAGACCTTCCGGTCCGGCAAGTAGAGTGGTACCGCGAGAACACAAGTCCTCGTCTCTTTTTGAGACGCGGGCTTTTTTTTATATTTAGAAGGGGGTCTTTAGGATGTTAAGCCGGCTTATTCAAAAAGAGATTGAGCAAAGCGTAAAACGTGTCATGAAACGTCTTGGTTTGGAGATTTCGGAAGAACTGTCCGTGGTTGTAGAGCAGCCCGCAAACCCGGAGCACGGGGATTATTCAAGCAATATTGCCATGCAGCTTGCCAGAACATTGCGTAAACCGCCGCTTGTCATTGCGCAGCTGATTCAGGAGGAATTGAAGTCCGCAGGTCTGGCGGAAGGTTTGCTGGAAAAGGCGGAAACGGCGGCTCCCGGCTTTCTTAATGTTCATATCTGCTGGAACGCTTGGGCCCGGCGGGATTTCGCTCCGCCTCCGGCACCGGAGGAAAAAGTGGTCATCGAGCATACCTCAGTCAATCCCAACAAATCCATGCATATCGGCCATCTGCGGAATTCCTGCATCGGTGACACACTCGTGCGCATGTTAAGAAGAATCGGTTATGCGGTCGAGGTCCATAATTATATCGACGATCTTGGCAATCAATTGACGGATACCGTCGTCGGTCTGCTGAATGTGCCTTTGACCGGAGAGCATGTCCGCTTCGGTGATTACTGCTGGGATATTTACTCGGCAATCAACAAAGAGTATGCAGTGAATCCGGAAATGGCGGCCAAACGCGCCGAAACGCTGCATGAGCTGGAAGAAGGTGCGGGGAATGTCGCCTGGCTCGGCAGCCTAGCCGCTGAACGGATCGTTCGGGAACATATCGCGGAGATGAAGCCATTTGGCATCGAATATGATTTGCTGGTCTGGGAAAGCAGTATTGTCAGGGAAGGGTTCTGGTCGGCGGCATTTGAGCGTCTGCGGCAGACACCGCTTTTTTATCAGGAAACCGAGGGGAAGCTGGCAGGCTGTTGGGTGCTTAAACAGGGAACGGAACAAGGGCTGCAGGAGTCGGAGCATATTACGGATAAGGTGCTGGTGCGCTCGAACGGGATTTTGACGTATACGGCTAAGGATATTGCTTACCATCTCTGGAAATTCGGGCTGCTCAACAAGGATTTTACGTATAAAAAGTTCGAAGAGAGCTTGTATACAACGGTCACCGGAGGAGAACGATTGCCACTCGGCGGGGCCGATGTCGTCATTAATGTCATTGATTCGAGGCAGGAGTATCCCCAGAATATGGTCAAAGAGGCGCTGCGGGCGCTGGGATACTCCGCTCAGGCCGATAAGCTGTACCATGCGGGTTACGGCGTCGTTTCCCTAAGTCCCGCTTCCGCAGCCGATCTTGGCATCGACATTTCGGACGGCAAAGCCTCTTACGCCATGTCCGGGCGCCAAGGGATCGGCATCAAAGTCAGTGATTTGATCAACCTTGTGGAGGAAAGTATTGAACAAAGCCGTGCTGATAAAGATGGATTACCTAGCCGGACGATCGCTATCGCCGCCATCCGCTACTACCTGCTGCGTTTCAATCTCGGAACCGAGGTGGTGTTCGATCTGCGCCAGGCGACGGAAATATCCGGCAACACCGGCGTGTATTTGATGTACTCCCATGCGCGTGCAGTCAGCGTTCTGGCCAAGGCGCCGATGAGTGCCGAGAACATAGATGAAGATGTTGTTATACCGGACCCTATGGAAAAAGCCGAGGCCGCTCTGCTGCGGCATATCGCTTTTTGGCCGGACACGCTCTATGCGGCGGGAAGGGATCTGGCGCCGAACGCTATCTGCGGTTACGCGCACACGCTCGCTACCCTGTTTAACAATTTTTACTCCGCCTGCCCCATCCTGAGGGCCGAACCGGAACGGCTGCGTTTCAGACTTTGGCTGGTCCGGAGATTCGCCGGTACACTGAAAGACGCGCTCGATGTGTTGGGCCTGCCTGCGCCGGACCGGCTGTAGGGAGGAGAGTTGGCTGCCATGCAGATTCTAACGATGTTGATGCTCCGACGAACCCTAGGGGGTCTCTTCCCTGTACGCAAAAAACCTTCCCAAAGGAAGGTTTTGTACGTCCCAATCGGGGTACAGCCCTCACGGGCTGACTGCGATGCAGATGCTAACGATGTTGATGCTCCGACGAACCCTGGGGTTCTCTTCCCTGAACGCAAAAAACCTTCCCGAAGGAAGGTTTGTACGTCCCAATCGGGGTACAGCCCTTCGGGCTGACTGCGAAGTGGATGCTAACGATGCCTATGCTCCGACGAACCCCGGGGGGTTATCTTCCCTGTACGCAAAAAACCTTCCCGTAGGAAGGTTTTGTACGTCCCAAGAGGGATTCGAACCCCCGACCGTGCGCTTAGAAGGCGCATGCTCTATCCAGCTGAGCTATTGGGACACAACGGTATGTATTGCAACAACGTTAATTATTATATAACGATTGTACCAGAGAGATCAAGTTTTGATTACGTTACAATTCTTCGAAAAAATAATATGAAGGGATTATAGGAAACAGAAGAGAATGAATAAGACACGATAAATAAAAAACTTGATTTCGTGTCTTATTTTGTTATAATTACTTCAACAAGAATCAAATTTGCATTCTTAATATTTCTGAATAAATAAAGGCGCGTGATTAAAATAAACAAAACTCAGGAAATCTCCCGGTTTTATGAAATTGTAGGCAGAAATATCCGCAAACATCGTAACATTGGACAACTGAGCCTGCAGGCTCTTGGCGACGCGCTCGGACTTACGAAAAAGACCATTCAGCGGTACGAAACCGGAGAGATCAAAGTGGATATGGACCGGCTTGGCGAGATTGCTTTAGCTCTGAACGTTGAGCTTGCCGCTCTGCTTGAAGGAACGGAGACAATGCTGGGCGCAGAGCCGCGTGAGACCGAGCTGGTACAGCTGCCT is a genomic window of Paenibacillus durus ATCC 35681 containing:
- a CDS encoding ABC transporter ATP-binding protein produces the protein MNQEAPVITVSHIRKAFGSKVVLEDISLKVRKAETFGLLGPSGSGKTTLVRLLTGIDEADSGEVHVLGVKVPKLSLLSQIGYMAQSDALYSELSAKDNLEFFASLYGLRREQRNKRIKEVMEIVNLEEHLRKKVNQYSGGMKRRLSLAIALLHEPPLLILDEPTVGIDPVLRMSIWRELKALNKRGTTIVLTTHVMDEAEKCDQLGMIREGRLLAEDTPANLLQATGSSSIEEAFLYYGGVRS
- a CDS encoding sporulation protein YjcZ, whose translation is MGEVGGYGVGCNSSTAILVLFILLVIITKSLWV
- a CDS encoding arginine--tRNA ligase, which translates into the protein MLSRLIQKEIEQSVKRVMKRLGLEISEELSVVVEQPANPEHGDYSSNIAMQLARTLRKPPLVIAQLIQEELKSAGLAEGLLEKAETAAPGFLNVHICWNAWARRDFAPPPAPEEKVVIEHTSVNPNKSMHIGHLRNSCIGDTLVRMLRRIGYAVEVHNYIDDLGNQLTDTVVGLLNVPLTGEHVRFGDYCWDIYSAINKEYAVNPEMAAKRAETLHELEEGAGNVAWLGSLAAERIVREHIAEMKPFGIEYDLLVWESSIVREGFWSAAFERLRQTPLFYQETEGKLAGCWVLKQGTEQGLQESEHITDKVLVRSNGILTYTAKDIAYHLWKFGLLNKDFTYKKFEESLYTTVTGGERLPLGGADVVINVIDSRQEYPQNMVKEALRALGYSAQADKLYHAGYGVVSLSPASAADLGIDISDGKASYAMSGRQGIGIKVSDLINLVEESIEQSRADKDGLPSRTIAIAAIRYYLLRFNLGTEVVFDLRQATEISGNTGVYLMYSHARAVSVLAKAPMSAENIDEDVVIPDPMEKAEAALLRHIAFWPDTLYAAGRDLAPNAICGYAHTLATLFNNFYSACPILRAEPERLRFRLWLVRRFAGTLKDALDVLGLPAPDRL
- a CDS encoding TetR/AcrR family transcriptional regulator produces the protein MAEHLSADNNTESWALELLALGDEENMTPKQIAILQAAVDVFAEKGYAGAATSEIAQRAGVAEGTIFRYYKTKKDLLLSIVGPMMSRLLAPFVMRNFGNLLDTSFDSYEDFLRALIRNRLDFARKNFKILQILIQEIPFHPKLREQFMEDIIGKVLERLSAQVEHFKQKGEIIDLPAPAIIRFSVSATIGFIMTRLLLQPNKEWNDEEEIELLIRLIMHGIAADLGNQASEYK
- a CDS encoding ABC transporter permease, which produces MRIGALTLRILRQFIHDKRTMALMFVAPLLVLSLMSLVFGGETYKPSIGLAGQAAVLSEALTKHDAQIVKYNAEEEGTLALKNGEIDALISINGGAPKVILEGSNPTANRAVMQALEQAARDQQISRQAQMQAGAPIQPQVSYLYGSADMKTIDRFGPIMIGVFVFFFVFLIAGVSFLRERTTGTLERLLATPLKRWEIVIGYVCGFGIFTVFQALLISWFSIQVLGIMMAGSFGYVLLITLLLSMTALTLGTLLSAYAGNELQMIQFIPLVIVPQIFLCGLFPLDTLPLWLQRVGYATPLFYGAEAMTNIMIRGKGWNAVETDVYVLIAFSLVFMVLNVLALRKHRKM